Proteins co-encoded in one Brassica rapa cultivar Chiifu-401-42 chromosome A02, CAAS_Brap_v3.01, whole genome shotgun sequence genomic window:
- the LOC103868221 gene encoding endoglucanase 17 translates to MAFLGFSSASYTFRVIIFLSLFFFLCNGFSYPDSSLFYTHHHRHNLAKHNYKDALTKSILFFEGQRSGKLPPNQRMTWRRDSGLSDGSALHVDLVGGYYDAGDNIKFGFPMAFTTTMLSWSVIEFGGLMKSELGNAKVAIRWATDYLLKATSRPDTIYVQVGDANKDHSCWERPEDMDTQRSVFKVDKNTPGSDVAAETAAALAAAAIVFRKSDPSYSKILLRRAIRVFAFADRYRGTYSAGLKPDVCPFYCSFSGYQDELLWGAAWLQKATRSLKYLNYIKVNGQILGAAEYDNTFGWDNKHAGARILLSKTFLVQKMKTLSEYKGHADNFICSVIPGAPFYISQYTPGGLLFKMADENMQYVTSTSFLLLTYAKYLTSARTVVHCGGSVYTPGRLRSIAKKQVDYLLGDNPLRMSYMVGYGPKFPRRIHHRGSSLPCVASHPAKIQCHQGFSIMHSQSPNPNFLVGAVVGGPDKHDRFPDVRSDYEQSEPATYINAPLVGALAYFAHSFGQL, encoded by the exons ATGGCTTTCCTTGGCTTTTCATCTGCCTCATATACCTTCAGAGTCATCattttcctctctctcttcttcttcctctgcaaTGGCTTCTCTTACCCTGACTCTTCTCTTTTCTACACCCACCACCATCGTCACAACTTGGCCAAGCACAACTACAAAGACGCTCTCACCAAATCCATCCTCTTCTTTGAAGGCCAAAGGTCTGGGAAGCTACCTCCCAACCAGAGAATGACTTGGAGAAGAGACTCTGGTCTCTCTGATGGATCTGCTCTTCAT gTGGACTTGGTTGGAGGGTACTATGATGCAGGAGACAATATCAAGTTCGGATTCCCAATGGCATTCACAACAACAATGCTCTCATGGAGTGTGATTGAGTTCGGTGGTCTCATGAAATCTGAGTTAGGAAATGCTAAAGTAGCCATTCGTTGGGCCACAGATTATCTCCTCAAAGCAACTTCACGTCCTGACACCATTTATGTTCAAGTTGGTGATGCTAACAAAGACCATTCTTGTTGGGAAAGACCAGAAGACATGGATACACAAAGAAGTGTGTTTAAAGTAGACAAGAACACTCCTGGCTCTGATGTTGCCGCTGAAACAGCCGCCGCTCTTGCCGCTGCTGCTATTGTTTTCAGGAAATCTGATCCTTCTTACTCCAAGATCCTCCTCAGACGAGCCATTAGG GTTTTTGCATTTGCGGACAGATACAGAGGAACATACAGTGCAGGATTGAAACCAGATGTTTGTCCATTTTATTGCTCTTTCTCTGGTTATCAG GATGAGTTGTTGTGGGGAGCTGCTTGGTTACAAAAAGCTACAAGGAGtctaaaatatttgaattacaTTAAAGTCAATGGACAAATCCTTGGAGCTGCTGAGTATGACAACACTTTTGGTTGGGATAACAAGCACGCTGGAGCCCGAATCCTTCTTTCAaag ACGTTTCTGGTTCAGAAAATGAAGACACTTAGTGAATACAAAGGCCATGCTGATAATTTCATTTGCTCTGTTATTCCTGGTGCTCCTTTCTATATTTCTCAGTATACTCCAG GTGGATTGTTATTTAAAATGGCAGACGAGAACATGCAGTACGTGACGTCAACATCGTTCCTGCTCTTAACCTATGCCAAATACTTAACCTCCGCAAGAACTGTCGTCCATTGCGGTGGCTCCGTCTACACTCCTGGCCGCCTCCGCTCAATCGCCAAGAAACAG GTGGATTATCTACTTGGAGACAACCCATTAAGGATGTCTTACATGGTTGGTTACGGTCCGAAATTCCCACGGCGAATCCACCACCGTGGTTCCTCCTTACCTTGCGTTGCAAGTCATCCGGCCAAGATCCAATGTCACCAAGGCTTCTCCATTATGCACTCTCAATCTCCAAACCCTAATTTCCTAGTCGGTGCAGTCGTTGGTGGTCCGGACAAGCATGATCGCTTTCCGGACGTACGATCTGACTACGAGCAGTCAGAGCCAGCTACTTACATCAATGCACCACTCGTCGGAGCTCTTGCCTACTTCGCTCATTCTTTTGGTCAACTCTAG